CAGCGGAAATGTCGTTTCACGGTACGACTACGACCCGTGGGGACGGCAGACGGTGGTCACCGGGACAACGGTCTTTGACATCGGGTACGCGGGATACTGGAATCTGCACTCAACGGGCAGCATTCTGAACCTCAAACTCAACCTGACCTGGTATCGAGCGTACAGTCCAGAGCTGGGGCGGTGGCTGAGCCGGGATCCGATTGGGGAAATGGGGTGGATGGTATCAACCCAAAACTTGATGGGAACTTTTGCTGACCTCCCAAATTCTCCTGAATCCTTCATCAGTGCTACTTCTGAACTAGGGGGGAATGCTGGGCGCGTAACAGATGAAACAAATTTGTATACCTACGTTCTGAATAATCCAGTCAACTTAATTGACCCCCTTGGGTTAAAAGCTGGATATGGGAACTGGTGTGGTTCTGGTCCAAAACCTGGTCAAAAACCTGACCCGAAAGATGATCTCGATAAATGCTGCATGAAACATGACGAGTGCTACGATAAAAGCACTCCTCCAGCGAGTGGCTTGTGTGGGGTATTAGCACCTCGGACTGAACAATGTGACTTGACCTTGTGTCGATGTGCAAAAATAGCCAAATGCAAAGGGTTCAAATGTAAAGTTGCACGATTTTTCATACGTGTAATTTTTTGTACAGCAGGCAAAATCAAGTAAAAAGATAAACGCCTTTTGAAATGGGTGTTTCGCAGTGTCGTCACGGATTACTCGTGACGGCGCTGCCTGACACACGAAAAAAATTGTTTTTGATTTCAGGAGATAGAGCTATGTTTTCCAAAGCAACCAGTATGCTTACTTTCTTTGTTATCATGTTTGGAGTGACCACTTTTTCATTAGATACCTCAGCACAAACATTTTCCATATCGCCAAATGGCTCAGAAATTGTTTTTAGCTCGGAAAAGAGCGGGCATGCGGAATTTTATATGATGAATAGTGACGGGACTCAAGTTAGACAACTTACCTTCACCAAAGATGATAAGAGAGACCCTGCTTTTTCTCCTGACGGGAAGTTTATTGTTTATGTATCGGTGCCCCACGGGGCAAAAGATGGGCAGATTTACGTTATGGATTATGAGGGGAAAAATCACAGACGCATCACAAATAACACTTTTTATGACACCTCCCCTTCATTTTCTCCAGATGGATCGAAAATCGTCTTTATTCGTGCTCACCGATATCGCCCCTATAGCATGGGTGGACACATTTGGGATGATTGGGATTTGTATTCGATGAATGTAGATGGGACTGAAGAGCGACGATTAACTCAGGGAAAATACTATCAACTGAAACCCCCTCATTATTCACCGGATAATAGGCAAATTATTTTTGCGGCAAAACCACGATTGATTGATGTTGAGGGACAAATTTTCGTTATGAACCTCGATGGCAGTACGGATCCGAAGCAATTGACGACAGATTTAAAAACCATTCACAGTGATCCAGTGTTTTCCCCCGATGGTAAGAAAATAGCTTTTGTTTCCAATCGAGTAAGTCAAATCGGGATTTATGATTACGAAGTATGGATTATGGATTCCGATGGATCAAATGCAGTTCAAATCACCCAAAACCATTCCAGCAATCAAAACCCTGTCTTTACACCTGATGGTAAAAGAATTCTCTTTTTGTCGGATAAAAAACGAAATGATAAAAAAGAACTGTGGCAAATTGATATACATGGAAAGAATTTGAAGCGTATTACGAAGTCACTCTAATGTCATTTAGGACTCAAAATTCACGGAAGCACAAGTCTTTCATTCAATTTCCTTAGTCACTGATCGAAAAAATGATTTCAAACCGTCTCATCATCAAGATTAGCCTGATGCTTCAAAGCCCGATTGCCGCCGCACTCCAACTCCCTTCATCTTGGTTTCAGCGCCGGTCGGGAAGTTCGTAGAGTGCTTCCCAGATTCGATAAAGGCATTGCGAAACATCGTCAGGTACACTTTTGACGGGTCGGTCGCCGATTGAGCGGTCTTCACGGAGTCGGTTTCGACCTGGAACGTCGAACTGCCTTTTTCCTTCGTCTGGAATGTGACCTGGCAGCCAATCGGAACCAGGAAATCATCGGTGCGACGACGACCAATTTCACCTTCAACAATGTCAATGAATTGCAGACCCGCAAGGTCGGCAGCGCCCCGCAAACCAGTTATGGATATGATGCCAACGGGTGTCTGATCAATGACGGAACACGCACTTTCGGGTGGGACGGTGCTCAACGACTGGTTGAAATTGAGGAGGGGACAAACCGAGTCGAGTTCGTGTATGATGGGATTGGCCGCCGAATCAAAAAAATCAGCAAACAAGGCAGCACGGTGGTCAGGGAACAGCGCTATATCTGGTGTGGGCCTGAAATCTGCTGGGAACGGACAACCATCCCCGGAGTAAACCCAATCACCAAGCGATTCTTTGCACAGGGGGTGAAAACCAACAGCACGGTAAACTACTACACGCGGGACCATCTGGGGAGCGTGCGGGAAGTGACGGATAGCAGCGGAAATGTCGTTTCACGGTACGACTACGACCCGTGGGGACGACAGACGGTGGTCACGGGGACAACGGTCTTTGACATCGGCTATGCGGGGTACTGGAACCTGCATTCGGCGGGCAGCATTCTGAACCTCAAACTCAACCTGACCTGGTATCGGACCTACAGCCCGGAGCTGGGACGGTGGTTGAGCCGAGATCCGATTGGGGAAGAAGGGGGAATCAATCTCTATGGTTATGTAGAAAATAGAGTCATCGATTCAATTGATCCTGAAGGGTTACAAGGAAAAGGCTCAGGTCCCTTTTTACCGAATGGTCGAAAACCTCCTGGTTGGGATCCTTCTTGGCCAACGGGTGTTGATGAGCGAGACCACTATGTTCAAGACCCAACTACAGGGAGAAAATACTACCCTCATTTTGATGATGATGGACATTGGGATCACTATGACTATTACGATGAAAATGGTAAACCTCGGAGATATCCGGAAAAGAGCCTAAAACCTTGGCGAGGACAAAAAAGACCACCAAAGGGAAACCAATCTCCTACTGACCCTTGGGAGTCACTTCCAGAACCAATGCCTTGTCATGGGGCTCCATCTACATTGCCACCATTACCACCGTTTCTAAGTCCCAAACCTGGGCCAAATAGACCCTGGGCACCAGTTTGGGGAATGCCTAAACCTGGAAGAAAATACCACAGTTGGAATTGAGTAATTCAAAGTTAGGGTTCTTTTGAATCTTTTCTGTCATTACCCAATGATTCGCTAGTGAACTGTAGCAAAAGTTTTTGAATGAAATAAGATCATTTGACAACGTTTTACCGCGCCCAATGGAGCAGGGCACTCAAGATGATAGCAAATTGTTCAAAAGCTGTAACTATTCAGACCCCTATGAATCTTGTATGTGTTGTGAACAAAAGGTTTAGATTTTTTGGCTAGTGAGTGTAACATGGAAACCAAGCATTTTAAGTCTTTTCGACGCAGTCACAATACCGCATCTTGTATATGCTGTTGAAGAAAACTACCACGGATGGGGTCTGAATAGTTACCAAAAACTTACGCTACAGTCCACTAGGTTCTATTGACATTCTTGAGTCTAAGTAATTGAAAAGAAAATAGCTTAACTGAATTTCTATCAATTGTGTAAGGTTTTTCTTCCCAATCATTTACAAGCAATGTCAACAGAGCTTAATCAAGAATAAAGAGTTATTGCCCTCATAAACCAATAATGCAAATTAAAGGTTGAGAGCAAGCGTTCAAAATCATCTAAAGGTAAGGAATAATTTGACCAACTGGAATTTGCATTTCTGATAAACTCTTTATTTGTAGCAATTTTTTTCAACTCTTAACCAACACAATAATGTGAGGATAGTATGTCACACTTGAGCTACGGGCATCGAATACAACAGTTAAGAGAGAAAAAAGGACTCTCTATAGAACAAATGGCAATAACCCTCGATATATCCTTTGAGTGGTATCGAGATATTGAAGCCTATGATGATGAAGTCGTAGAAACTTTATCAATCCATCAATTCATCAAATTATGTGGTGTTTTGCAGGTTGATCCAGTCGAACTATTTTCACATCCAATATCCTTGACCTCTTTTATTGATACAATAAAAGAGCATCTTGAATACCACAAAATCACTGTATCTGATTTTGAAGAACAAGTAGGATGGGAAATCGCTGAAATCTTAGAAAATCCTAGCCTATTGCTTAAGTTAAATTTAACCGCTCTGATGGACCTATGTAGATATACTAATACTAATTGGGTGGCTGTACTTAGTGGGGTAAGTCTAAGCTCTGAAACACCGAAACCAAACCAAAAGAATAATAATCCATAGGAGTAGCCAGGTAGATAGCGGGCAAGCAGATCAGTATAATGCTCCTCGAAAATCAGATAGGAGAATATACTGAGTAGAAGAAGCGGAAACGATGAGCTACGCACGCTGGGGAGGATGACGAGCGTAACGAATACATGTATCGGAGTGCGGTGGCTTGACGCCGCTTTCAAATCGGCAGGCTGAACACTGAAAAGCGGCGTCAAGTGGGCCGCACTCCAAAACCCGACTTCAATTCTGAGTGGAATAGGGTGTTTTCAGGTACTTTTTGGCCTGCTCCTGGCTGTCAAACACGTTGCGGCGGAGCGACACCAGCCGATACTGAGCCAGGGCTTTTTGGCGGTCGTTGGCCAGATCGTATAACTGTCCAGACTTGAGATGTGACAGCGTGATCAAGTCTCCATTGGCTTTGGGCGTGTGAATCACCCGCTGGTATCGCTTGAGTGCTTCAGCCTGATTGCCCTGGACCAGCAGGGATTCAGCAAATTGAAAATTAATCACATCGCGAATTCCAATGGCGGTCTGGTTCTCCAACAGTGCGGAAAAAACCTGATTGCTGGACTCGGCTTTTCCAGCTTTGGCCAGCGTCGTTGCCTGTTCGAGTTGAATCAAATAGTTGCGAGGGTATTTTTCAGCCAGGATGGCCAGTTCGCGGAGCGCGTCATCCATTCGGTTTTCACGTTTATAGAGCGCAATCAACATGGTTCGGGATTCATCTTTGACAAAGCGGGAATGGTCACGGGCTTCTTCCAGCAATTCAAACCCTTTTTTCTTTGAGCCTTTGACACCACCCATCAGCGCCAGCAATTTGACAGGTGCCGGAAGCGACCCGACCACATAGTTATAGACTCCCAGCGTGAGCCTGGCATCAATGTATGTCGGGTCGGCTTCGAGCGTTTTTTCATGGTAATCAACTGATTTTGAACCATTTCGCAGTGCCGCCAGAAATGACCGCATCACGGTTGCCTCGTAGGCAGCCAGCAGACCATGAGCCGATCCAAGGTAATAGAGCGCCACGGCATCCTTTTTGTTTTTTTTCAGCCGGCCCTCAGATTTGGTCATCGCCAGCTTTAACGTTTCGCGAAATGCCCTGTCAAATTCGGGATCGGCTTTCTCCTCCGACTCGGCGTAAAAGGACTTTGTGGCATACAGGTCTGTTTGCAACCGGCGCGAAGTGTAGAGTTTCCGTAGCCACATACAATTGGCCAGGCTCACATATCCGGATGGATGGTCTGGCTCCAGTTGAATCATGTGCCGAAACTTCTTTTCCGCTTCGGTATAGTCCAGGCTAAAGAGAGCGTCAAATCCATCAAGCCGAAGCTGGTCAAACGCGGGCATCACCGACGGAGAGGCTTCACCTTCCGCTCCTCTCCCAGCCGGCGATGATTCAGATCCTGACGACTGTTGCGCCTGTGTTGAGTGTGAAAAACTCAGAATCAGGCACCCGGAAAAAATGAACCAGCCAGCCAGGGATAAGATCTTTCTGAAATTGAGCTGCAAACGAGGGTTTGGAAAATGGTTCATTGGCTCACCTGCTTTCGTTTTGGCCTTAACTGTGGTTGATTGAGCCCAAATCAAAGGACATAAAGGACATAAAGGACAATCTGGGAGTTCATTTCGTCACCGCGAAGATTCGATTTGGGAAAAGTTGAGGCAATGACGAAAACCTGGTTCCTGGCGCTTGATTCTTAGCTGGTATTGATTGCCAGTCACCAAGCACCAAGTCCTAACCACTAACCACTAACCACTTTTTTCATTCTCAATTCTTCATTCCGTCAGAAAGGTATTTGGTTCAACCAGGGTGTATTCCCCGGAATCAATCACAAACTGACGCAACAGATGGGAATGGCCGGCTCCATAAATAACCAAAATTCGATCATTTGGCGAGTCGGTGATCCGCTGCAGATTGGCCATGATGCGCAGGTTTCGGGCATACCATTCACTGACCAGAGTTGCTCCAGGATACTCACTTCCCTTTCCTACCCGGAGCAGTTGCATATAGAGCGAGTGCCCGCGTTTGATATCTTCCGGGTCGTTCAGGTACTTGAAAATGCCGCTGACGGTCCGGGTTTTGATTACCTCATTGATTTTTCCGACTTCAGCTTGAATCACTGCCATTCCCTGGTTGATAAAGGCTTCCTGACCGTTTTTCTGGGCATAGTTCTGCATTTCTTCCCAGGGGAATTTCCCTTCGGCATCAATTGGATAGACGGTTTTGTGCCCACAGACTTTGGCCAGTCGAAACCCAACCTGGTACAACTCATTGTTTTTCAAAGCAAATTCGCCCGTCAGGTATTTCTGATAGAGTTTGTCCATCGTGTCAG
This window of the Acidobacteriota bacterium genome carries:
- a CDS encoding PD40 domain-containing protein gives rise to the protein MFSKATSMLTFFVIMFGVTTFSLDTSAQTFSISPNGSEIVFSSEKSGHAEFYMMNSDGTQVRQLTFTKDDKRDPAFSPDGKFIVYVSVPHGAKDGQIYVMDYEGKNHRRITNNTFYDTSPSFSPDGSKIVFIRAHRYRPYSMGGHIWDDWDLYSMNVDGTEERRLTQGKYYQLKPPHYSPDNRQIIFAAKPRLIDVEGQIFVMNLDGSTDPKQLTTDLKTIHSDPVFSPDGKKIAFVSNRVSQIGIYDYEVWIMDSDGSNAVQITQNHSSNQNPVFTPDGKRILFLSDKKRNDKKELWQIDIHGKNLKRITKSL
- a CDS encoding helix-turn-helix transcriptional regulator, with translation MSHLSYGHRIQQLREKKGLSIEQMAITLDISFEWYRDIEAYDDEVVETLSIHQFIKLCGVLQVDPVELFSHPISLTSFIDTIKEHLEYHKITVSDFEEQVGWEIAEILENPSLLLKLNLTALMDLCRYTNTNWVAVLSGVSLSSETPKPNQKNNNP